From Fimbriimonadia bacterium, a single genomic window includes:
- a CDS encoding efflux RND transporter permease subunit — MSEQAGAPHEGFNIVRWSVDHPYAVLAFYLAMLVLGALAMTYTMPRRFMPYVESPLLGIVTEMPGLSAEEMETYFSSPIEQRMVNIQNVRYIRSISQEGFSMVVLEFPYGSDMRAAQTEVQSLLNMVQADLPMTGANLKPSWILRVDPLNLPVLSFSLTGDPDKGWTLPRLRELADNELLNRFKAAHRNVYTVSTFGGYRRQMQVQVDRSRLASYGLSILDVREAIDRYNVAKPAGLITSGPKETILRLDTLARGVEDVAAFPVMAEGDKVVRVGDVADVRDTVIENRSAFHHLHGDEVEKGVLINILQNPDAGSPQTVSAMLKTAAELEKEYPGIALTVAYNNASFVDVLFGNMIHELILAIILTALAVLFFLGETRGTLIALTAIPTSLGMAVLAMAPLGMSLNSSTLIGLLVAIGRLVDDAILDVHAVERHMRMGKDRRTATIAGIAEVRRSIIAGTAVLVIALIPPMVSGGITQLMFEGLCWPIIFGLVASTLVSITLTAVLCSRYMVLPDERTRTWFSRLVLARCERWLTGLEEGYERLIRWLLRHRFANFVRIGITVILGFALYYFIGSEMMPLADVGQASLQMEMQPGTSFEATEDAVRKLEKIMIEEGGRQGWIRQAAFEIGSEGGPGMTTGGAYFTGYQMGQVNSASAMITLSDKDSGRPDVWSIMDRIHERAMVEIPNIRRIQLKEMGSDVMATAAAPVSLIIYGKDLHMLDSMGRQALRIAQEKSLNPATGKPDMAQPYLSWEMTKPTYSLIVDKAKAARHGLASNEIAEQAYYALRGGFTMEFYRLDNKRPTTVQVRYREDQRQDPSDLSGVYLTGASGEQVPLTELVSVEERLAPTAIEHDQLRRVISLNGYYRKDGRPSMDVAMDVQMRAAAEMNWPPGYGIEARGDMTQMMDSFRVMLLGLLVALVLMYFILVAQFGGFVQPLQMIASLPLELSGVFLMLWLTHQAFSTVSILGVIMLSGMDVVTAILMIDMIMSYRRQGLPRNEAVARACPQRLRPILMTSLITILVMSQIAFSPKFGLDAYQPLGTVIVGGLLVGTVLSLLDIPIMHTLVDDIVRWFRVRIRREDPASLPPIEEQS, encoded by the coding sequence ATGAGCGAACAGGCCGGGGCCCCCCATGAAGGCTTCAACATCGTACGATGGTCGGTAGACCACCCATACGCGGTACTGGCCTTCTATCTTGCGATGTTAGTGCTCGGCGCGTTAGCTATGACTTATACCATGCCGCGCCGATTCATGCCGTACGTGGAGAGTCCGTTGCTCGGCATCGTAACGGAGATGCCAGGCCTTTCCGCAGAGGAGATGGAGACGTATTTTTCCTCTCCCATCGAGCAGCGGATGGTAAACATCCAAAACGTGCGCTATATCCGCTCCATCAGCCAAGAGGGCTTCAGCATGGTAGTGTTGGAGTTCCCGTACGGATCGGACATGCGTGCCGCGCAGACCGAGGTCCAGAGCCTGCTGAACATGGTGCAGGCCGACCTGCCGATGACAGGTGCCAACCTGAAGCCCAGTTGGATTCTACGCGTAGACCCTCTCAACCTGCCAGTACTCTCCTTCAGCCTGACCGGTGATCCCGACAAGGGCTGGACGCTGCCTCGCCTGAGAGAGCTGGCAGACAACGAACTGCTGAACCGCTTCAAAGCAGCGCATCGCAATGTGTACACCGTATCCACCTTCGGCGGGTACCGACGGCAGATGCAGGTGCAAGTGGATCGCAGCCGACTCGCATCGTACGGCCTCTCGATACTCGACGTTCGTGAAGCGATCGACCGGTACAACGTTGCGAAGCCTGCCGGCCTGATTACGTCCGGCCCGAAGGAAACAATACTGCGTCTGGACACCCTCGCACGAGGGGTCGAGGATGTAGCAGCGTTTCCCGTCATGGCCGAGGGTGATAAGGTCGTTCGCGTCGGCGACGTGGCGGATGTGCGTGACACGGTTATCGAGAATCGCTCCGCGTTTCACCATCTACACGGTGACGAGGTCGAGAAGGGTGTTTTGATAAACATCCTGCAGAATCCCGACGCAGGGTCGCCTCAGACGGTGTCGGCTATGCTGAAGACCGCGGCAGAGTTGGAGAAGGAGTACCCGGGTATCGCGCTGACCGTTGCGTATAACAACGCCTCGTTCGTGGACGTGTTGTTCGGCAACATGATCCACGAGTTGATCCTCGCTATCATACTAACCGCGCTGGCCGTGCTGTTCTTTCTCGGTGAGACTCGCGGGACGCTCATCGCGCTGACGGCGATCCCCACGTCGCTCGGCATGGCGGTGCTGGCAATGGCGCCGTTAGGCATGAGTCTCAACTCGAGTACGCTCATTGGTCTGCTGGTGGCTATCGGGCGACTCGTAGACGACGCGATTCTCGATGTGCATGCCGTGGAGCGTCACATGCGCATGGGCAAAGACCGACGCACGGCCACCATCGCTGGCATTGCGGAAGTGCGAAGGTCGATAATCGCTGGCACCGCGGTGTTAGTCATTGCGCTGATACCACCGATGGTCAGCGGTGGTATCACACAGCTCATGTTCGAGGGGCTCTGTTGGCCTATCATCTTCGGTCTCGTCGCTTCCACTCTCGTTTCGATTACGCTCACCGCCGTACTCTGCTCACGATACATGGTGCTGCCAGACGAGCGAACGCGCACATGGTTCAGCCGCCTGGTGCTGGCGCGCTGCGAAAGGTGGTTGACTGGGCTGGAGGAAGGGTATGAGCGCCTAATACGCTGGTTGCTGAGGCATCGCTTCGCGAATTTCGTCCGCATCGGTATCACCGTCATCCTCGGCTTTGCGCTGTATTACTTCATCGGGTCCGAGATGATGCCACTCGCGGACGTGGGGCAGGCCAGCCTGCAGATGGAAATGCAGCCGGGCACCAGCTTTGAGGCTACGGAAGATGCGGTACGCAAGCTCGAGAAGATCATGATCGAGGAAGGGGGAAGGCAGGGATGGATCCGACAAGCCGCCTTCGAGATCGGCTCCGAAGGCGGCCCCGGCATGACCACGGGCGGAGCCTACTTCACGGGGTACCAGATGGGACAGGTGAATTCCGCTTCCGCCATGATCACGCTAAGTGATAAAGACTCTGGGCGCCCTGATGTGTGGAGCATCATGGATCGGATCCACGAAAGAGCGATGGTGGAAATACCTAACATCCGCCGAATTCAGCTCAAAGAGATGGGCTCGGACGTCATGGCTACGGCGGCCGCTCCGGTCTCGTTGATCATCTACGGCAAAGACCTGCACATGCTAGACAGTATGGGACGCCAGGCTCTGCGCATCGCACAGGAGAAGAGCCTCAACCCAGCTACGGGGAAGCCCGACATGGCACAACCCTACCTGAGCTGGGAGATGACAAAACCTACCTACTCCTTGATCGTGGACAAGGCGAAGGCTGCCAGGCATGGGCTCGCCTCCAACGAGATCGCGGAACAGGCATACTACGCCTTGCGTGGCGGCTTCACAATGGAGTTCTATCGCCTCGACAACAAGCGTCCTACCACCGTGCAAGTTCGCTATCGCGAGGATCAAAGGCAGGACCCGAGCGACCTCAGCGGTGTGTACCTCACGGGTGCGAGCGGAGAGCAGGTACCCCTCACTGAACTGGTCAGTGTAGAGGAACGCCTAGCACCCACCGCCATCGAACACGACCAACTGCGTCGGGTGATATCTCTGAACGGCTACTACCGCAAGGACGGACGCCCCAGCATGGACGTCGCGATGGACGTGCAGATGCGCGCAGCAGCAGAGATGAACTGGCCGCCGGGCTACGGAATCGAGGCGCGCGGCGACATGACGCAGATGATGGACAGCTTTCGCGTCATGCTGCTCGGACTGCTGGTAGCGCTGGTGCTCATGTACTTCATCCTGGTGGCGCAGTTCGGAGGGTTCGTTCAGCCGTTGCAGATGATAGCAAGTCTGCCGCTGGAGCTGAGCGGCGTGTTCCTCATGCTCTGGCTCACGCACCAGGCGTTCTCCACCGTCTCCATTCTGGGTGTCATCATGCTGAGCGGAATGGACGTGGTGACGGCCATCCTGATGATCGACATGATTATGAGCTATCGCCGGCAGGGTCTACCGCGGAACGAGGCTGTTGCGCGGGCCTGTCCGCAGCGACTGCGCCCGATCCTAATGACCTCGCTGATCACCATCCTCGTCATGTCGCAGATCGCCTTCTCGCCGAAGTTCGGTCTCGATGCCTACCAACCACTGGGGACGGTGATCGTCGGAGGCTTGCTCGTCGGCACAGTGCTGTCGCTTCTGGACATACCCATCATGCACACATTGGTGGATGACATCGTGCGGTGGTTCCGAGTACGCATTCGGCGCGAGGACCCGGCCTCGCTGCCACCCATAGAGGAGCAATCATGA